TTTGCTCGCCAAAATGACTCTAAAGGAAATGAACTTCTATGTTGCTTACCAAATTGACAATCTTTATAAACGCCATTTACTAGATCAAATTGAGGCAGCACATGTACCATTCTTTTGTTTTACAGCAACTTCAAACTTCCATAATTTAAATGGCCATATTTGTCATGCCATAACTTAGAGACTTCTTTTTTAGAACTAAGCAAGATAGTTTTGTTGTCTGGAGCTTCAAAGGAAACAAGTTATTTGCGGCAAGTCCAACCTTGGCAACAAATTTATCCTTCCTTTTAATAACACAAAAATCACCATGGAGGCGAATATCATAACCCTTCCTCAACAGATGACCCATACTCAATAAATTACTCTTCAAACCAGAAACATAATATACTTCAAAAACCTTCTCAATTGTTCCAGATTTTGGTTTGAAAGATACCTCACCAATTCCCTCAATTTTATACGCTTTATCATCTCCAATTCTTACTTGACCACGATTGAACTTATAGAGgacaaataaaaagtttttgttaCCTGTCATATGTTTGCTAACTCTGCTATCCAAATACCACACATTGTTCATTTGATCTCCATGACATGCAAGCAATAAAATTTCTTTATAATCACCTTCTCCAAAATTGGTTTGATGCATACAACTTGCTCCATATTGTTTTTCATCATCAGCCTTTTTGAACCGACATTCTCTTATCTTGTGCCCAGGTTTGTTGCAATAATAGCATTCTGAAGTGCCATGTCCTCTTCCTTTTCGAAAAACACATCATCTTCCTCCGTACAAATTGAAATTTCTTTCACCTTCATTATTGGAATTGCTTGATGAGCCTCATTCATTGCCATAAGAATTAGTGCCTCTGCcattcaaatttcttcctctaCCTCGTCCGCCTCTTCCACATCCAAAGCTTGATTGCCATTGCCTCCCATAGTTGTAACTTGAGACTTGAGTGCTTGATCAGGTTGAGTAGCGGGAGGATTCCtcaaattaattttgatttcaTGTGCCTCCAATTTTCCTTGTACTTCTTCCATAGAAAAAGTTGAAATATCATTTGACTCTTTGATTGCAGCCACAACATAATCGAATTTCACCGGTAAGCTGGGGAgaatttttttcaacaattcTTACATCTTCAAGAATCTCCCCATTTAAAGCCATTTGATTAACAACAAAGGTAACTCTGATAAAATAGTCTTTGATTGTCTCATCTTCTTTCATCTCCAACTTTTCAAATTCTTTCCTTAAAGATTGCAGACAAACCTTCTTTACCTTCTCCTTACCCTTGTAAGCATTCTCAATCATATCTCATGCTTGCTTTTTATTTTCAGCTTTCGCAACTCTTtcatatgctagcatctcaatGGTTTGATAGATGTGGAAAAGTGTCTTGCTATCCTTCTTTTGGTTCTCCCTCAAACTATTCATCTGCGCTTGAGTTAACACAGCTTCGTTGTCCGTCTCTTCATAGTCTGCTTCAACAATATTCCATAGCTCCAAAGCCTTCAACAACACCTTCATATTATTGCTTCAATAGTCGTAATTATCACCACCAAATCGAGGAATTAGTGAAACCAAGTTGTGACCATTTGCATTTGCAATCGCCATATTGACAAAAACTTCAacaaggctctgataccaatttttAGGAGGAAGAGCAACAGAGAAACGCTTCAATAGGTTTCTATGAAAGATGGCTCAAGCCAATATTTTAGAAGAGGGGAGAGGTTTTAAAACTTGAAAAGACTCTTTTGATTTCTATCACACATCAAACTTGTAACACTACATGGCTTTTATAACCACTACAATACATCATCATTTATTTAGCTAATTATAAGCTTTTTAATAATTGAAACATCTAGAGAAATCATgattaactctagaaattccAAACGTCACAACTCTAGAACATCTATCTTTCTTAACCCTGATTTATGACTCTTTCTTGGTAACTTAAATTTGGTGTAACCTTCCAACAGTATTCAGCTAACCAAATGTAGATGGGCCCTTCAGTCGATTATGGAGTTTGCAAATGGAAAAGGAAGGATGGAATGGCGTGTACTGTAGTCATAACCAAGTACGTTACATGCTGTTCTTTGATCATCTATATTCGATCACAGATGGTTATAATAAGTAATTACTGCCAGCTGACTGTTATAAtgagtaattaatgagctatATAAATCATCTTGAATCTTGAGCAAGGGCACATGAATGCTGACGTATAGAACTTCATCGTAGATGATAAATGCATAATAAGTTGCATCAGATAGatgttatatatatagacacacacaccaGAAATCAGATATGTAACCAGTGGCGGATCCATAGTGGGGTCAAtggggtcgcacgaccccttggaagccatggaaaCAACCTGTGAGACCTCTTGGAGCTGCTGGTGCGACCCCTTGGGGCTGCATACCAAGTGTTCGACGAAAGTCCTCGGCAGTTCGCTGGGCTGGT
This genomic interval from Malus domestica chromosome 05, GDT2T_hap1 contains the following:
- the LOC139196155 gene encoding uncharacterized protein, with amino-acid sequence MKVLLKALELWNIVEADYEETDNEAVLTQAQMNSLRENQKKDSKTLFHIYQTIEMLAYERVAKAENKNLPVKFDYVVAAIKESNDISTFSMEEVQGKLEAHEIKINLRNPPATQPDQALKSQVTTMGGNGNQALDVEEADEFNRGQVRIGDDKAYKIEGIGEVSFKPKSGTIEKVFEVYYVSGLKSNLLSMGHLLRKGYDIRLHGDFCVIKRKDKFVAKIFGCAAYSHVPKELRNKLDHKVEKCIFIGYNERSKAYKLYNPKTKKFLISYDVHFDENAFFEEENEIAPQSPRATTSDDNSPPRKLRSTQDLYDFSKQVDLKDNTIFFSFFAGEDPVSFNEACEEEKRK